A single window of Lepeophtheirus salmonis chromosome 2, UVic_Lsal_1.4, whole genome shotgun sequence DNA harbors:
- the LOC121132624 gene encoding uncharacterized protein isoform X2: MLFLAPLILVIIRKFFISVYNSQSRLEMFYSMILKDNLEREDVSCMEIENIKNSNEIQQSFRNSSGCYYSYLYSTICEVFASFLLEYFFCSFRKIDGISGATFECLVHNLPFICIIPNCKFFWAMFYSAQSLLVLYNISCIYALVWILYPRVGRLQKILSGCRRLENKVIINGLGSYSDTFKLLPTRNLSTTAHSTNLSFLPRKIPVIRLDMYYDSKAKDFKLLMNLLAENNCRGGFAQSLRILAMFDKHFQRLWKAQDTKIVIQPYFTAFGEFNVDLNHHNLKECLLSEQHNSEEKESSSPSSFERKHPCEKLTSTIIVFWNDALFAEYMYKKDNSKSILEYTAEISPNTEAPVKSFLYYSIPDLSDQKMEIERKKDLINANNFSKGEVENNMKRWYKYSARFDGLESGKEYVISISTEVDGRTITQVDNKVYKPPHECPFRKNKNGQV; the protein is encoded by the exons atgCTTTTTCTTGCCCCTCTCATTTTGGTAATTATTAGAAAGTTTTTTATCag TGTTTATAATTCGCAATCTCGACTTGAAATGTTTTATTCTATGATATTGAAAGATAACCTAGAAAGAGAAGATGTGTCGTGTATGGAGatagaaaacattaaaaattcaaatgaaattcaACAATCCTTTAGAAACAGTTCTGGATGTTACTACTCATATCTATACAGCACGATATGTGAAGTATTTGCTTCATTCCTGctggaatactttttttgttcctttcgGAAAATTGATGGAATTTCTGGAGCGACATTTGAATGTTTAGTTCATAATCTTCCTTTTATTTGCATAATTCCAAACTGTAAATTTTTCTGG gCCATGTTTTATTCCGCACAAAGTCTTTTGGTGCTTTATAACATAAGTTGTATCTATGCCCTTGTTTGGATACTTTATCCTCGAGTTGGAagacttcaaaaaattctatcAGGATGTCGTagattagaaaataaagtaattattaatggCTTAGGATCTTATTCCGACACATTCAAATTACTTCCTACCCGAAATCTTTCTACAACAGCACACAGTACAAACTTATCTTTTTTGCCGAGAAAGATTCCTGTTATTAGACTTGATATGTACTATGACTCAAAG gCAAaggattttaaacttttaatgaaCTTATTGGCTGAAAATAATTGTCGAGGTGGATTTGCTCAATCACTTAGAATTCTGGCCATGTTTGACAAGCATTTTCAGAGATTATGGAAAGCTCAAGATACAAAAATAGTAATACAGCCTTATTTCACCGCATTTGGAGAGTTCAACGTAGATTTAAATCATCACAAtttgaaa gAATGCTTGCTCTCTGAACAACATAACTCAGAAGAAAAGGAGTCATCTTCACCGTCTTCCTTCGAAAGGAAACACCCCTGTGAAAAACTGACATCAACAATTATTGTATTCTGGAATGACGCCCTGTTTGCTGAATACATGTACAAAAAGGATAATTCAAAGTCAATATTAGAATATACCGCTGAGATTTCACCAAATACAGAGGCACCAGTTAAATCATTTCTCTATTACTCCATTCCAGACCTTTCAGATCAAAAGATGGAAATTGAAAGGAAAAAGGACTTGATTAATGCAAATAATTTCTCAAAAGGCGaagtagaaaataatatgaagcGTTGGTATAAATACAGTGCAAGGTTTGATGGATTAGAATCCGGGAAAGAGTATGTTATATCAATATCCACAGAAGTAGATGGAAGAACCATTACTCAAGTTGATAACAAAGTCTATAAGCCTCCACATGAGTGTCCCTTTAGAAAGAACAAAAATGGTCAAGTCTAA
- the LOC121132624 gene encoding uncharacterized protein isoform X1 produces MAALAGDLSKHILSQTDASKTFQPWWDSSKDGILYSMVILGLITLPMTFLTGTPIECVIHPDLWSNNGSNLVKYNNALYKPPRHARYLHNYAKKFCTENNVSPFLLYFPFMLFLAPLILVIIRKFFISVYNSQSRLEMFYSMILKDNLEREDVSCMEIENIKNSNEIQQSFRNSSGCYYSYLYSTICEVFASFLLEYFFCSFRKIDGISGATFECLVHNLPFICIIPNCKFFWAMFYSAQSLLVLYNISCIYALVWILYPRVGRLQKILSGCRRLENKVIINGLGSYSDTFKLLPTRNLSTTAHSTNLSFLPRKIPVIRLDMYYDSKAKDFKLLMNLLAENNCRGGFAQSLRILAMFDKHFQRLWKAQDTKIVIQPYFTAFGEFNVDLNHHNLKECLLSEQHNSEEKESSSPSSFERKHPCEKLTSTIIVFWNDALFAEYMYKKDNSKSILEYTAEISPNTEAPVKSFLYYSIPDLSDQKMEIERKKDLINANNFSKGEVENNMKRWYKYSARFDGLESGKEYVISISTEVDGRTITQVDNKVYKPPHECPFRKNKNGQV; encoded by the exons ATGGCTGCACTGGCTGGTGAtttaagtaaacatattttaagccAAACTGACGCTTCAAAAACTTTTCAGCCATGGTGGGATAGCTCTAAAGATGGAATTTTGTATTCGATGGTTATTTTAG GATTGATTACTCTACCTATGACTTTTTTGACCGGAACTCCAATAGAGTGTGTTATTCATCCAGATCTATGGTCGAATAATGGATCCAATTTAGTGAAATACAACAATGCCTTATATAAGCCg CCTCGACATGCACGATATCTCCACAACTATGCCAAGAAATTTTGCACAGAGAACAATGTATCGCCATTTCtcctttattttcctttcatgCTTTTTCTTGCCCCTCTCATTTTGGTAATTATTAGAAAGTTTTTTATCag TGTTTATAATTCGCAATCTCGACTTGAAATGTTTTATTCTATGATATTGAAAGATAACCTAGAAAGAGAAGATGTGTCGTGTATGGAGatagaaaacattaaaaattcaaatgaaattcaACAATCCTTTAGAAACAGTTCTGGATGTTACTACTCATATCTATACAGCACGATATGTGAAGTATTTGCTTCATTCCTGctggaatactttttttgttcctttcgGAAAATTGATGGAATTTCTGGAGCGACATTTGAATGTTTAGTTCATAATCTTCCTTTTATTTGCATAATTCCAAACTGTAAATTTTTCTGG gCCATGTTTTATTCCGCACAAAGTCTTTTGGTGCTTTATAACATAAGTTGTATCTATGCCCTTGTTTGGATACTTTATCCTCGAGTTGGAagacttcaaaaaattctatcAGGATGTCGTagattagaaaataaagtaattattaatggCTTAGGATCTTATTCCGACACATTCAAATTACTTCCTACCCGAAATCTTTCTACAACAGCACACAGTACAAACTTATCTTTTTTGCCGAGAAAGATTCCTGTTATTAGACTTGATATGTACTATGACTCAAAG gCAAaggattttaaacttttaatgaaCTTATTGGCTGAAAATAATTGTCGAGGTGGATTTGCTCAATCACTTAGAATTCTGGCCATGTTTGACAAGCATTTTCAGAGATTATGGAAAGCTCAAGATACAAAAATAGTAATACAGCCTTATTTCACCGCATTTGGAGAGTTCAACGTAGATTTAAATCATCACAAtttgaaa gAATGCTTGCTCTCTGAACAACATAACTCAGAAGAAAAGGAGTCATCTTCACCGTCTTCCTTCGAAAGGAAACACCCCTGTGAAAAACTGACATCAACAATTATTGTATTCTGGAATGACGCCCTGTTTGCTGAATACATGTACAAAAAGGATAATTCAAAGTCAATATTAGAATATACCGCTGAGATTTCACCAAATACAGAGGCACCAGTTAAATCATTTCTCTATTACTCCATTCCAGACCTTTCAGATCAAAAGATGGAAATTGAAAGGAAAAAGGACTTGATTAATGCAAATAATTTCTCAAAAGGCGaagtagaaaataatatgaagcGTTGGTATAAATACAGTGCAAGGTTTGATGGATTAGAATCCGGGAAAGAGTATGTTATATCAATATCCACAGAAGTAGATGGAAGAACCATTACTCAAGTTGATAACAAAGTCTATAAGCCTCCACATGAGTGTCCCTTTAGAAAGAACAAAAATGGTCAAGTCTAA